The proteins below come from a single Pedobacter aquae genomic window:
- a CDS encoding BatA domain-containing protein, whose protein sequence is MKFYYPEFLFGLLLIAIPVIIHLFNFRKFKKVYFSNTSFLKDIQQQTSSRRNIKERLILLSRILAITFLVLAFAKPYVPEENTFSASQNHLLSIYIDNSYSMEAVNQDGRLLDEAKRKAKEIVATYGLTDKFQLLSNDFNGSQNRLLDKEAFLEALDAIEISARTYDYQQVLNQQERFFNTNNGYQKHAYLVSDFQQQGNLQLQKDSTAKYHLIKLKANSLPNVAVDSVWFISPLHRPQSKEQLVVRVKNYSDKSLADVSLTLKINNQIKAIGKVAIAPRESSLDTLTFSGLNNGWQKGELRVKDYPMVFDDALFFAFQVKKELPITIINQMIEANAIASAFETDSFFKVQSIGESQINYSDLKQQHLIVLHNLKRVSEGLSQQMITYLKNGGNLSVFLPLEADLTSYTNFLKAAGANYPVRYQKDSVMAASLNLKHPVFENVFENIPQQIDLPKTSGYYQLSNVTKTNKQNLMEVDAGLPLLQAYQLGKGNLYLSAITLDPKVSNFTNHGLFLPLLFKMALLKRQEQTLFYILGMQETALINDVDLATSEVLTLKSAKQEIIPELRNNQAGTVIFFADQVKAQGFYDLYKKDKLIAVLAFNQSRKESDLSYASDADLNNSFGKNTEIIEAGTSSIANQIKEVKLGASLWKLCIILVLIFLALEMLLIKYFKIQANKTAIN, encoded by the coding sequence ATGAAGTTTTATTATCCTGAATTTCTTTTCGGATTATTATTAATTGCCATTCCGGTGATTATTCATCTTTTCAATTTCAGGAAGTTCAAAAAAGTTTATTTCTCTAATACTAGCTTTTTAAAGGATATACAACAGCAAACTTCATCTAGAAGGAATATAAAAGAGCGTTTAATTTTACTGAGTAGGATTTTAGCCATCACTTTTTTGGTTTTAGCTTTTGCTAAGCCTTATGTTCCAGAAGAAAATACTTTCTCTGCCAGTCAAAACCATTTGTTAAGCATTTACATAGATAATTCTTATTCTATGGAAGCTGTTAATCAGGATGGTCGTTTGCTAGATGAGGCCAAACGTAAAGCCAAAGAAATTGTAGCTACTTATGGCTTAACCGATAAATTTCAGCTTTTAAGTAATGATTTTAACGGCTCGCAAAACAGATTGTTAGATAAAGAAGCTTTTCTTGAAGCTTTAGATGCTATAGAAATTAGTGCAAGAACATATGATTATCAGCAAGTTTTAAATCAGCAAGAGCGCTTTTTTAATACAAATAATGGTTATCAAAAACATGCTTATTTGGTGTCTGATTTTCAGCAGCAAGGTAATCTTCAGTTGCAAAAAGATAGCACAGCAAAATATCATCTTATCAAACTAAAAGCTAATAGCTTACCCAATGTTGCGGTAGATAGTGTTTGGTTTATTTCTCCTTTGCATCGTCCGCAAAGTAAAGAACAATTGGTAGTTAGGGTAAAAAATTATTCTGATAAAAGCTTAGCAGATGTATCGCTCACCTTAAAAATTAACAATCAAATAAAGGCCATTGGCAAAGTAGCTATAGCACCACGAGAAAGCAGTTTAGATACCCTTACTTTTTCTGGTTTAAACAACGGTTGGCAAAAAGGAGAGCTAAGGGTTAAAGATTATCCGATGGTTTTTGATGATGCTTTGTTTTTTGCTTTTCAGGTCAAAAAAGAGCTTCCTATAACCATCATTAACCAAATGATCGAGGCTAATGCTATAGCATCAGCTTTTGAAACGGACAGCTTTTTCAAAGTGCAAAGCATCGGCGAAAGCCAAATAAATTATAGCGATTTAAAACAGCAACATTTAATTGTGCTGCATAATTTAAAGCGTGTTTCTGAGGGCTTAAGTCAGCAAATGATAACCTACCTAAAAAATGGTGGTAATTTAAGTGTCTTCTTGCCTCTAGAGGCTGATTTAACTTCTTACACCAATTTCTTGAAAGCAGCTGGTGCAAACTATCCCGTCCGTTACCAAAAAGATAGCGTAATGGCTGCGAGTTTAAATTTAAAGCATCCGGTTTTTGAAAATGTTTTTGAAAACATCCCTCAGCAAATAGATTTACCTAAAACATCTGGCTATTACCAGTTAAGTAATGTTACCAAAACCAATAAGCAAAATTTAATGGAGGTTGATGCTGGTTTACCTCTTTTGCAAGCCTATCAATTAGGAAAGGGTAATCTTTATTTAAGCGCTATAACGCTAGACCCGAAAGTTTCTAATTTCACTAACCATGGTTTGTTTTTGCCGCTTTTATTTAAAATGGCATTGCTAAAAAGGCAAGAACAAACGCTGTTTTACATTTTAGGTATGCAAGAAACAGCGTTGATAAACGATGTTGATTTAGCAACTAGTGAGGTTTTAACACTAAAATCTGCTAAGCAAGAAATTATACCAGAGCTTCGTAATAATCAAGCAGGAACGGTTATTTTCTTTGCCGACCAAGTTAAAGCGCAAGGTTTTTATGACCTTTATAAAAAAGATAAACTAATTGCTGTACTGGCCTTTAACCAAAGCAGAAAAGAGTCTGATTTAAGTTATGCCAGCGACGCTGATTTGAATAATAGTTTTGGGAAAAACACCGAAATTATTGAAGCTGGTACATCATCCATAGCCAATCAGATAAAAGAAGTGAAATTAGGTGCTTCTTTATGGAAACTTTGTATAATTTTGGTTTTGATATTTTTGGCTCTTGAGATGCTTCTTATAAAGTATTTCAAAATCCAGGCAAATAAAACTGCAATAAATTGA
- the hisB gene encoding bifunctional histidinol-phosphatase/imidazoleglycerol-phosphate dehydratase HisB, translating into MKKILFLDRDGTLILEPADEQIDSFEKLEFYPGAISNLAKIIKELDYDLVMVTNQDGLGTASHPEENFWPVHNFIIKTLENEGISFSEVVIDKTFAKDNAPTRKPGTALLQHYFNAEEYNLKESFVIGDRLNDVVLAKNLGAKAIWLNNNPDLGASEAQNKIDNAQEIIALETSDWNKIYEFLKVGKREVSHVRKTKETDIQIKLNLDGKGDTNISTGLHFFDHMLDQIGRHGGFDLTVITKGDLHIDEHHTIEDTGIALGEAFLEALADKKGIERYGFCLPMDDCLAQVAIDFGGRNWIVWDADFKREKVGDMPTEMFFHFFKSFSDASKSNLNIKAEGDNEHHKIEAIFKAFAKAIKMSIKRDVNNMRLPSTKGLL; encoded by the coding sequence ATGAAAAAAATACTCTTTTTAGACCGCGACGGAACTTTGATTCTGGAGCCAGCAGATGAACAGATAGATTCTTTTGAAAAGTTAGAGTTCTATCCTGGAGCTATCAGCAACCTTGCTAAAATTATAAAAGAATTAGATTATGATTTAGTGATGGTTACCAATCAGGATGGTTTAGGTACAGCATCGCACCCTGAAGAAAATTTTTGGCCGGTACATAATTTCATCATCAAAACTTTAGAAAACGAGGGTATTTCTTTTTCTGAGGTTGTTATTGATAAAACTTTTGCTAAAGATAATGCCCCTACCCGTAAACCAGGTACTGCTTTATTGCAGCATTATTTTAATGCAGAGGAATACAACTTAAAAGAATCTTTTGTAATTGGCGATAGATTAAACGATGTTGTTTTAGCTAAAAACTTAGGTGCTAAAGCTATTTGGTTAAATAATAATCCGGATTTGGGAGCCTCTGAAGCTCAAAATAAAATTGATAATGCTCAAGAAATTATTGCTTTAGAAACCAGCGACTGGAATAAGATTTACGAGTTCTTAAAAGTTGGCAAACGCGAAGTTTCTCATGTAAGAAAAACCAAAGAAACAGATATTCAAATTAAATTGAATTTGGATGGTAAAGGTGATACCAATATCTCAACCGGATTACATTTCTTCGACCATATGCTAGACCAAATTGGCAGACATGGTGGTTTTGATTTAACTGTGATCACCAAAGGCGATTTACATATTGACGAGCACCACACCATAGAAGATACCGGAATTGCACTTGGCGAAGCCTTTTTAGAAGCTTTGGCAGATAAAAAAGGTATTGAAAGGTATGGCTTTTGCTTACCTATGGATGATTGTTTAGCACAAGTAGCCATAGATTTTGGTGGCAGAAACTGGATTGTTTGGGATGCTGATTTTAAAAGAGAAAAAGTTGGCGATATGCCTACAGAAATGTTCTTTCACTTCTTTAAATCATTCTCTGATGCTTCAAAATCAAATTTAAATATCAAAGCAGAAGGCGATAACGAGCATCATAAAATTGAAGCTATTTTTAAAGCCTTTGCAAAAGCTATTAAAATGTCTATTAAAAGAGATGTAAATAATATGCGTTTGCCAAGTACAAAAGGATTATTATAA
- the hisG gene encoding ATP phosphoribosyltransferase, with protein MKTLKIAIQKSGRLNEKSVELLKNCGLSFENYKSSLISSVSNFPLEILFLRDDDIPEYVQDGIADIGIVGENVIAETKVEVAYLQRLGFGKCKLKLAVPVNSNITAIEDLNGKAVATSYPVILEKFFNDNNIKADVKMISGSVEIAPGLGLSDAIFDIVSTGGTLKSNGLKPFADVMSSEAILIGRNGEEENPLIQELIQRIQSVLRAKETKYVVLNVEKKNLETVISLLPGVKSPSVVSLAEEGWVAIHTVIPEQDFWEKINSLRAAGAQGIVVMPIEKIIF; from the coding sequence TTGAAAACTTTAAAAATTGCTATCCAAAAGTCGGGCAGACTTAACGAAAAATCTGTAGAACTATTAAAAAACTGCGGTTTAAGCTTCGAAAACTATAAAAGCTCCTTAATATCATCGGTTTCAAATTTCCCTTTAGAAATTTTATTCTTAAGAGATGATGATATTCCGGAATATGTACAAGACGGTATTGCTGATATTGGTATCGTTGGCGAAAATGTTATTGCAGAAACCAAGGTAGAAGTTGCTTATTTGCAACGTTTAGGCTTTGGTAAATGCAAATTAAAACTGGCAGTTCCGGTTAACAGTAACATAACAGCTATAGAAGATTTAAACGGTAAAGCTGTTGCAACTTCTTACCCAGTTATCTTAGAAAAATTCTTTAACGACAATAATATTAAAGCTGATGTTAAGATGATTTCTGGCTCAGTAGAAATTGCGCCAGGCTTAGGTCTTAGCGATGCTATTTTTGATATTGTTTCTACTGGCGGAACTTTAAAAAGTAATGGTTTAAAACCATTTGCCGATGTGATGTCTTCTGAAGCCATTTTAATTGGTAGAAACGGCGAAGAAGAAAATCCGCTTATTCAAGAACTTATACAGAGAATACAATCTGTTTTAAGAGCCAAAGAAACCAAATATGTGGTTTTAAATGTAGAAAAGAAAAACCTTGAGACTGTTATTTCGTTACTTCCAGGAGTAAAAAGTCCTTCTGTAGTATCTTTAGCTGAAGAAGGCTGGGTAGCTATACACACCGTTATTCCTGAGCAGGATTTTTGGGAGAAAATAAACTCTTTAAGAGCTGCTGGCGCACAAGGTATTGTGGTAATGCCTATTGAGAAGATTATATTTTAG
- a CDS encoding L,D-transpeptidase family protein yields MSLKYTINLFIVCLFLLVSCKKYKHEEFGRDLAKTFKSKKYKDFDTTAYYQVFKKQLVKEKERIHNPKWISKMYEEEEKGLTLIGDFLINGELDTLSRYLKLSVFHGLNPSYFHTKEINDLLHQVKTKKFKKVEESYPLLASLEILSADALINYSNILKYGAVNPKNIFGRYYVSVKRPDFIDSHKTLDQLQLANFLKDIQPKNGYYQRLQNLLINEQPEQALSASDKQKIYFSLERLRWPTKEYSGKYLLVNIPEFKLRMIENNTTDLEMKVCVGETAYAPFSKDGKNHETPILSGNIDRMQVNPVWNIPKSIAGKEIMVSLQSNPNYLEENNMVAYNKVGELVDARSIDWSTASVADYAFKQNPGADNSLGQIKFIFQNPYAIYLHDTPAKAMFQEKNRAVSHGCVRVEKPMKLAAFLLNNDKESQRIEKETQAAAKGEEIASRWVKIKEPVKVFIAYYTAWTNDSGKLIIADDVYGYDAKLKPYLSKYLPE; encoded by the coding sequence ATGAGTTTAAAGTATACCATCAACCTATTTATTGTTTGTTTATTCTTGTTAGTGTCTTGCAAAAAATACAAACACGAAGAGTTTGGAAGAGATTTAGCCAAGACCTTTAAAAGTAAAAAATACAAAGATTTTGATACCACTGCCTATTATCAGGTTTTTAAGAAGCAGTTAGTAAAAGAAAAAGAACGTATCCATAACCCAAAATGGATAAGTAAAATGTACGAAGAAGAGGAAAAAGGCTTAACCCTTATTGGAGATTTTTTAATTAATGGAGAGCTTGATACTTTATCCCGATACTTGAAATTGAGTGTTTTTCATGGGCTAAATCCATCTTATTTTCATACCAAGGAGATTAATGATTTATTACATCAGGTGAAAACTAAAAAATTTAAAAAAGTTGAAGAAAGCTATCCCTTATTAGCAAGTTTAGAAATTTTAAGTGCCGATGCTTTGATAAATTATTCTAATATCTTGAAATATGGAGCCGTAAATCCTAAAAATATTTTCGGACGATATTATGTGAGCGTAAAAAGACCAGATTTTATTGATTCTCATAAAACATTAGACCAATTACAATTAGCTAATTTTTTAAAGGATATTCAGCCTAAAAATGGTTATTACCAAAGGCTACAAAACCTGTTGATAAATGAGCAGCCAGAACAAGCTTTAAGCGCCAGCGATAAACAAAAAATTTACTTTTCTTTAGAGCGTTTAAGATGGCCAACAAAAGAGTACAGCGGTAAGTATTTATTGGTAAATATCCCGGAATTTAAGCTCAGGATGATAGAAAACAATACTACCGATTTAGAAATGAAGGTTTGCGTTGGCGAAACGGCTTATGCTCCGTTTTCTAAAGATGGTAAAAACCATGAAACACCAATTTTAAGCGGCAATATAGATAGGATGCAGGTGAACCCTGTTTGGAATATTCCTAAAAGCATTGCTGGTAAAGAAATTATGGTAAGCTTACAATCTAATCCAAATTATTTGGAGGAGAATAATATGGTAGCTTACAATAAGGTAGGCGAGTTGGTAGATGCAAGAAGTATAGATTGGAGCACAGCTTCTGTTGCCGATTATGCTTTTAAACAAAACCCAGGTGCTGATAATTCCTTAGGTCAAATCAAGTTTATTTTTCAAAATCCTTATGCTATATATTTGCATGATACACCTGCCAAAGCCATGTTTCAGGAGAAAAACAGAGCGGTTAGTCATGGTTGCGTACGTGTAGAAAAACCTATGAAATTAGCTGCTTTCTTATTGAACAATGACAAGGAGTCTCAACGTATAGAAAAAGAAACTCAGGCCGCGGCCAAAGGAGAGGAGATAGCTTCCAGATGGGTTAAAATTAAAGAGCCTGTAAAAGTTTTCATTGCTTATTATACCGCCTGGACAAATGATAGCGGAAAATTAATCATCGCAGATGATGTTTATGGTTACGATGCTAAGCTTAAGCCTTATTTGTCTAAGTATTTACCGGAATAG
- a CDS encoding 1-(5-phosphoribosyl)-5-[(5-phosphoribosylamino)methylideneamino]imidazole-4-carboxamide isomerase → MYIIPAVDVLNQKVVRLREGDYNQVTQYEVSLEEQIETYQSNGTEFVHIIDLNGAKGDFSNQQYLFDIIKKTDMKVQYGGGVRSIEKVKELIDSGIHRVIVGTQAITNPTFLEELSKEVCNKTKCSDQVVVAIDVLDEVIKYSGWMESSPIKLMDYVDRCLQLGFFRFLCTDINKDGKLGGAGVDLYKKLLAHSPFIKLIASGGISSMADIEELNEFKIESCVVGKAIYEGRISIEEIKNWNLQMLTSL, encoded by the coding sequence ATGTATATCATTCCTGCAGTAGACGTTTTAAATCAAAAAGTAGTTAGACTTCGCGAAGGCGATTATAACCAGGTAACTCAGTATGAAGTATCCTTAGAAGAACAAATAGAAACTTACCAATCTAACGGTACCGAGTTTGTTCATATCATAGATTTAAATGGCGCAAAAGGCGATTTCTCTAATCAGCAATACCTCTTTGATATCATTAAAAAAACCGACATGAAGGTACAATATGGTGGTGGTGTTAGAAGCATAGAAAAAGTAAAAGAATTAATAGACTCTGGTATTCATCGTGTTATAGTAGGTACGCAAGCTATTACAAACCCAACTTTTTTAGAAGAGCTAAGCAAAGAAGTTTGTAATAAAACCAAATGTTCTGACCAAGTTGTGGTTGCTATAGATGTATTGGATGAAGTTATCAAATACTCCGGTTGGATGGAAAGCTCGCCTATTAAATTGATGGATTATGTGGATAGATGCTTACAACTAGGTTTCTTTAGATTTTTATGTACCGATATTAATAAAGACGGAAAACTAGGTGGCGCCGGAGTAGATTTATACAAAAAACTATTAGCCCACTCTCCTTTCATTAAATTAATTGCTTCTGGCGGTATTAGCTCTATGGCTGATATTGAAGAATTAAATGAATTTAAGATTGAGTCTTGCGTGGTAGGTAAAGCCATTTATGAAGGAAGAATTTCTATAGAAGAAATTAAAAACTGGAATTTACAAATGCTTACTTCGCTTTAA
- the hisH gene encoding imidazole glycerol phosphate synthase subunit HisH, whose protein sequence is MIGIVNYGAGNIFSLTSALERLNIQYGMINQESDFDLYEKIIIPGVGHAGAAMQKLTESGLVPAIKALKKPVLGICVGMQLITSYSEEGDSDLLDIIPVKTLRFKEEISHKVPHMGWNQIYPENDSPIFSKIAPGTYFYFVHSYFIEFNPKFTAATCNYGIKFSAGIQKDNFYAVQFHPEKSGEAGEQLLKNFANL, encoded by the coding sequence ATGATTGGAATAGTTAACTACGGTGCCGGAAACATATTTTCTTTAACCTCTGCTTTAGAAAGGTTAAACATCCAATACGGAATGATTAACCAAGAAAGTGATTTCGATTTATACGAAAAAATTATCATTCCTGGAGTTGGCCATGCCGGTGCTGCTATGCAAAAACTTACCGAATCTGGTTTGGTTCCTGCAATAAAAGCCCTAAAAAAACCAGTTTTAGGTATTTGTGTAGGAATGCAATTAATCACCTCTTATTCAGAAGAGGGAGATTCTGATTTATTAGATATAATTCCTGTAAAAACACTTCGGTTTAAGGAAGAAATATCGCACAAAGTCCCACACATGGGCTGGAACCAAATTTATCCAGAAAACGATAGTCCTATTTTCTCTAAAATTGCCCCAGGAACCTACTTTTATTTTGTTCACTCTTATTTTATAGAATTTAATCCTAAATTTACCGCTGCTACCTGCAATTACGGAATTAAATTTTCTGCGGGTATTCAAAAAGATAACTTTTATGCAGTTCAGTTTCATCCAGAAAAATCTGGAGAAGCTGGCGAACAACTGCTTAAAAATTTTGCTAACTTATAA
- the hisC gene encoding histidinol-phosphate transaminase, with amino-acid sequence MFDINNIIRTNIKNLKPYSSARDEFKGEASVYLDANENAFGSPLATQYNRYPDPMAYAVKTRLSEIKGVPAKNIFLGNGSDEAIDILFRSFCNPSVDNVIIVPPTYGMYEVSANINDVELKRVNLTADYQLNLEGIAEAIDKNTKLIFICSPNNPTGNSIHREDIETLLANFNGIVVIDEAYINFSRQKSFIQELTEYANLVVLQTLSKAWGLAALRVGMAFASEEIIEVFNKVKPPYNINEASQQLALGALQNTNQVNEWIKETLKERDQLVVNLKNLDFVLDIYPSDANFILVKTTAADAIYNLLVDKGIIIRNRNKVELCEGCLRITIGTPQENQTLIETLKSYKG; translated from the coding sequence ATGTTTGATATCAACAATATCATCAGAACCAATATTAAAAACCTTAAACCATACTCTTCAGCAAGAGATGAGTTTAAAGGCGAAGCTTCTGTTTACTTAGATGCTAATGAGAATGCTTTTGGTTCTCCTTTAGCGACCCAGTATAACCGTTATCCAGACCCCATGGCTTATGCCGTAAAAACTCGTTTAAGCGAAATAAAAGGGGTTCCTGCTAAAAATATCTTTTTAGGAAATGGGAGCGATGAAGCTATTGACATCCTATTTAGAAGCTTTTGTAACCCCAGTGTGGATAATGTGATTATCGTTCCTCCTACTTATGGGATGTATGAAGTTTCTGCCAACATTAACGATGTTGAGCTTAAAAGAGTAAACCTTACGGCAGATTATCAACTTAACCTAGAAGGAATTGCAGAGGCTATAGATAAAAATACTAAACTGATTTTCATTTGCTCGCCAAATAACCCAACAGGAAACAGCATTCATAGAGAAGATATTGAAACCTTATTAGCCAATTTCAATGGCATCGTAGTAATAGATGAGGCTTATATCAATTTCTCACGTCAAAAATCCTTTATTCAGGAACTTACAGAATATGCTAATCTGGTAGTTTTACAAACTTTATCTAAAGCTTGGGGCTTAGCTGCTTTACGTGTTGGGATGGCCTTTGCTAGCGAAGAAATTATTGAGGTATTTAATAAAGTTAAGCCTCCTTATAACATCAATGAAGCATCGCAACAATTGGCTTTAGGGGCTTTACAAAATACCAATCAGGTTAACGAGTGGATAAAAGAAACGCTGAAAGAAAGAGACCAATTGGTTGTCAATCTTAAAAATTTAGACTTTGTATTAGATATTTATCCGTCTGATGCTAATTTCATTTTAGTAAAAACCACTGCTGCTGATGCTATTTACAATTTATTAGTTGATAAAGGGATCATCATCAGAAACAGAAATAAAGTAGAACTTTGCGAGGGTTGCTTAAGAATTACCATTGGTACACCACAAGAAAATCAAACATTAATAGAAACTTTAAAATCCTATAAAGGATGA
- the hisD gene encoding histidinol dehydrogenase, with amino-acid sequence MKDTIMRQYNFKALSKADINQLILRNTDSGNAIRESVLNIIEEVKTHGDDALKNFAQKFDQVDLQQLYIGKEALTKLAEEIPQQVKDAITTAYQNIKKFHESQTSSKQVIETSIGVNCWRESRAIERVGLYIPGGSAVLPSTFLMLGVPAKIAGCKEIVVCSPPQKNGSVNGYIAFVAQLLGIEKIYLAGGAQAVAAMAYGTASIPKVDKIFGPGNQFVTMAKTIVQSTTNTAIDMPAGPSEVLVIADETANPVFVAADLLAQAEHGPDSQAVLVSTSASLIEKSLEEVSKQLAVLPRKEVAAKALTNSYTVLVDDLEEAMDFSNQYAPEHLILATDNWQLITDKITNAGSVFLGNLTPESAGDYASGTNHTLPTSAYARSYSGVSLDSFVKKITFQHISESGIKNLGPTVEILAEIEGLHAHKNAVTVRLENI; translated from the coding sequence ATGAAGGATACGATAATGAGGCAATACAATTTTAAAGCTTTAAGCAAAGCGGATATAAATCAACTTATTTTACGTAATACTGATAGTGGTAATGCGATTAGAGAAAGTGTGCTAAACATTATTGAAGAAGTAAAAACTCATGGCGACGATGCTTTAAAAAACTTTGCTCAAAAATTTGATCAGGTAGATTTACAGCAATTATATATCGGTAAAGAAGCATTAACAAAACTGGCTGAGGAAATTCCGCAACAGGTTAAAGATGCTATTACTACCGCTTATCAAAATATCAAGAAATTTCACGAAAGCCAAACATCAAGCAAGCAAGTTATAGAAACCAGTATTGGTGTAAACTGCTGGAGAGAATCTAGAGCTATAGAACGTGTGGGATTATACATACCAGGCGGTTCTGCCGTTTTACCAAGTACTTTTTTAATGTTGGGTGTTCCAGCAAAAATTGCTGGCTGTAAAGAAATTGTGGTTTGCTCTCCACCTCAAAAAAATGGTTCTGTTAATGGCTATATAGCCTTTGTCGCTCAACTACTCGGGATAGAAAAAATATATTTAGCTGGTGGCGCACAAGCTGTTGCTGCTATGGCTTACGGTACAGCAAGCATCCCTAAAGTGGATAAAATTTTTGGCCCAGGAAATCAGTTTGTAACGATGGCTAAAACCATTGTACAATCTACTACCAATACCGCTATTGATATGCCTGCCGGACCATCAGAAGTATTGGTGATTGCTGATGAAACGGCAAACCCGGTTTTTGTAGCTGCTGATTTATTAGCGCAAGCAGAACACGGCCCAGATAGTCAGGCTGTTTTAGTAAGTACATCGGCTAGTTTAATTGAAAAATCATTAGAAGAAGTGAGCAAGCAATTAGCTGTTTTACCAAGAAAAGAAGTTGCGGCTAAAGCCCTTACCAATTCTTATACCGTTTTGGTTGATGATTTGGAAGAGGCTATGGATTTCAGCAACCAATACGCCCCTGAACACCTGATACTGGCAACTGATAACTGGCAACTGATAACCGATAAAATCACGAATGCAGGTTCTGTTTTCTTGGGTAATCTTACTCCAGAAAGTGCTGGCGATTATGCTAGCGGCACCAACCATACTTTGCCAACCAGTGCTTATGCCCGCTCTTACTCTGGTGTTTCTTTAGATTCTTTTGTTAAGAAAATCACGTTCCAGCACATCAGCGAAAGCGGCATAAAAAACTTAGGCCCTACAGTAGAAATTTTAGCAGAAATTGAAGGCTTGCATGCGCACAAAAATGCGGTAACTGTGAGATTAGAAAATATTTAA